The following are from one region of the Silene latifolia isolate original U9 population chromosome 9, ASM4854445v1, whole genome shotgun sequence genome:
- the LOC141600200 gene encoding uncharacterized protein LOC141600200: MIKNRLQWLNTVVTEPYYLFHFLIFFSYLPFRLSSTSSLLSPHHLLRREIQALLAYSILAAVKMVREENWEGFIADTLFFGKVFLFLLALNVDHHLALWYILAFLVLYIIAEQPAFPELGTVNTLTPLQLETTLMEGNTSRYWLVEFRALCSSSCVRNSRIFPELSVTYSNKNLSFGMVDLGLFPNVAEQYGISLTGNLGLPTYILFENNVEVMRFPGVDLEGKVSHHLATKKYLSQHFALDLLLLEYVNGK; this comes from the exons ATGATAAAGAATAGACTACAATGGCTGAACACGGTGGTGACGGAACCTTATTACCTCTTTCATTTCTTAATATTCTTCTCATATCTTCCTTTCCGCCTCTCATCCACCTCTTCCCTTCTCTCTCCTCACCATCTCCTCCGCCGC GAAATTCAAGCTTTACTTGCTTATTCCATCTTAGCTGCTGTCAag ATGGTGAGGGAAGAAAACTGGGAGGGTTTTATTGCTGATACATTGTTCTTTGGCAAG GTTTTTCTTTTTCTGCTTGCTCTAAATGTAGATCACCATTTAGCTCTTTGGTATATACTGGCTTTTTTAG TGCTGTATATTATAGCAGAACAACCGGCATTCCCAGAACTAG GTACAGTGAACACTCTGACACCATTGCAGCTTGAAACCACTCTAATGGAAGGAAACACATCAAGATACTGGCTG GTTGAATTCCGTGCTTTATGTTCGTCAAGCTGTGTGCGTAACAGTCGAATTTTTCCTGAACTCTCTGTGAC ATACTCAAATAAAAACTTGTCTTTTGGGATGGTTGATCTTGGGCTATTTCCAAATGTTGCTGAACAATATGGAATCTCTCTTACAG GAAATCTGGGGCTTCCGACATATATATTATTTGAGAACAATGTCGAGGTAATGCGCTTCCCGGGAGTTGATTTGGAAGGAAAAGTTTCTCATCATCTTGCTACTAAG